In the Hordeum vulgare subsp. vulgare chromosome 7H, MorexV3_pseudomolecules_assembly, whole genome shotgun sequence genome, one interval contains:
- the LOC123410372 gene encoding biotin synthase, mitochondrial, whose translation MMLLLARSLRSRVRSPFASAVSAAPFSSVSAAAAEAERAVRDGPRNDWTRPEIQAIYDSPLLDLLFHGAQVHRNVHKFREVQQCTLLSIKTGGCSEDCSYCPQSSRYSTGLKAEKLMKKDAVLEAAKKAKEAGSTRFCMGAAWRETIGRKTNFNQILEYVKDIRGMGMEVCCTLGMLEKQQAEELKKAGLTAYNHNLDTSREYYPNIISTRSYDDRLQTLQHVREAGISVCSGGIIGLGEAEEDRVGLLHTLATLPTHPESVPINALIAVKGTPLQDQKPVEIWEMIRMIASARIVMPKAMVRLSAGRVRFSMPEQALCFLAGANSIFAGEKLLTTANNDFDADQAMFKILGLIPKAPNFGDEEATVASSTERCEQAASM comes from the exons ATGATGCTGCTGCTCGCGCGCAGCCTTCGCTCCCGCGTCCGGTCCCCCTTCGCCTCCGCCGTTAGCGCCGCGCCCTTCTCATCGGTATCGGCGGCCGCGGCGGAGGCGGAGCGGGCGGTGCGGGACGGGCCCAGGAACGACTGGACCCGCCCCGAGATCCAGGCCATCTACGACTCCCCGCTCCTCGACCTCCTCTTCCACGGG GCTCAAGTCCATAGGAATGTCCATAAATTTAGAGAAGTGCAACAATGCACACTTCTTTCAATAAAGACTGGTGGGTGCAGCGAAGATTGTTCATACTGCCCACAGTCTTCAAGATACAGTACCGGATTGAAGGCTGAAAAATTAATGAAGAAAGATGCCGTCctagaagcagctaaaaag GCAAAGGAGGCTGGGAGCACCCGATTTTGCATGGGAGCCGCATGGAGAGAGACAATTGGCAGGAAAACAAACTTCAACCAGATTCTTGAATATGTCAAGGACATAAG AGGTATGGGCATGGAGGTCTGTTGCACCCtgggcatgctagagaaacagcaAGCTGAAGAACTCAAGAAGGCTGGACTTACAGCTTATAATCATAACCTAGATACATCAAGAGAATATTACCCGAACATTATTTCTACAAGATCGTATGATGATAGATTACAGACTCTTCAGCATGTCCGTGAAGCTGGAATAAGCGTCTGCTCAG GTGGAATTATTGGTCTTGGAGAGGCGGAGGAAGACCGTGTAGGGCTGTTGCATACACTGGCCACTTTGCCAACACACCCAGAGAGTGTTCCTATCAATGCATTGATTGCTGTCAAAGGCACGCCTCTTCAGGATCAGAAG CCTGTAGAGATATGGGAAATGATCCGCATGATTGCCAGCGCTCGGATTGTGATGCCAAAGGCAATGGTGAGACTTTCGGCAGGGCGAGTACGGTTCTCCATGCCAGAGCAAGCTCTCTGCTTTCTTGCTGGGGCCAACTCGATCTTCGCCGGTGAAAAGCTCCTGACAACTGCAAACAACGACTTTGATGCGGACCAGGCAATGTTCAAGATCCTTGGCCTGATTCCCAAGGCACCGAACTTTGGCGATGAGGAGGCCACCGTGGCATCATCCACGGAGAGATGTGAGCAAGCCGCTTCGATGTAA